The Candidatus Hydrogenedentota bacterium genome includes the window TGCGGACGGCGCGTCGGTATCCATACCCCTTACCGAAATTCAGAATCCGGCCCTCGTGCGGGACTACGCGGCCGAGGGACTGCTGGTGTATACGATGGATTTGAACTATGACGAAGCGGGGAATCCCCATCTGCTCTACATGACCGCGAAAAGCTGGGTTTCGGGCCCTGAGGGCGGTCCGCGCCTCTGGACGCTGGCCCGCTGGAATGGCACGGCCTGGGAATTCCACGAAATCACCGAGTCGGACAACAACTACGACTTCGGCTCGCTCTATATTGGGGAAAAGGGCCTGATCAGGGTTATCGGGGCTACCGAAACCGGGCCCCAGGCCTATAATCCCGGCGGGGAAATGGCCCTCTGGCAGAGCGAGGACTATGGCCAGACCTGGTCGCGGGTGCGGCAGTTGACCGGCGGCAGTGCGATGAATCACACTTACGCCCGGCGGCCTCTGGGCGCGCAGGACGGCTTTTTGTCCTTCTGGGCCGACGGACATGGGCGAGAGTCCTCAACGTCTCGCCTGTACTTCTATGACGCGCAGGCGTCGGAAGTGAGACAGTTGCCTTTTGAGATGGTCAACGAACGGGAAAAGCCGGTCGTTATAGCATTCCCGAGATAAGATGCAGCGTGGGGCACTGAACCAAGGCACACCGATAAATCCGGGTGCCACACAGGAGTAAAGAACGTGAAATCTAGTATGTGCAGGGCCCTTGCCACCATCGTGGCCGTTGTCGGCCTGGGAGTTTTTGGTTCCGCAAGTCAGGCGGCCCCTATCATCATGAGTCCGGCGCCGGTTTACGAGTTTGGCGAACAGGACAACGAGGGCAAGGTCACCCACGATTTTGTGATCAAAAATGCGGGCGACGAGCCCCTCCAGATCACGGAAGTAAAGACGACCTGCGGGTGCACCGTCGCCAAACCGGAAGTCAACACGCTGGCGCCGGGCGAAGAAACCAAGGTCGGGGTAACCTTCAACCTCAAGGGCAAGCAGGGCCCGCAGACCAAGAAGATTACGGTGCTTACCAACGATCCGGAAACGCCTCAGTACTACCTTGAGCTCAAGGGTACGGCCCTGGCCCTGATCATGATGGAACCGGGCATGCTCAACTTCGGCAAGATTATCGACAACGAGCCCCACGTCCTTCCGATTAAACTGCACACCACAAAGGAGGGTTACTCCTTTGAAGTGAAAGAAGTGACGGTCGAAGGCGCGGCCCCGATACAGACGGTCGTGGAAACGGTTACCCCCGGCAAGGAATACAAGATCATCGCCACCACGAATCCCAATCTCATGCCCGGCAACATCAGCGGGACCATCAAGATTACCACCAGCGAGACCACCCGTCCGCAACTGGAAGCACGGGTCTTCGGTCATGTCATCGGGGCGCTGACGGTTCAGCCGAATTTCGTCACGATCCAGTCCAGCACCGATCCAAACGCTGCCCGTTCGACCCAGTACCTCCAGGTGGTCGCCGGTCGGACCAAATCATTCGAATTGCTGGAAGTCATCGCGCCGATCGAAGGCATGAAAGCCGAACTGATCAAACGCAAGGAGAATGACTACCACATCAAGCTGAGCGAGATGCCGCTGGACAACTCTCTGAAGGACAAAGAGCTCATCGTGCGGACCAATCTGCCCGACACGCCCGAAATTCGCATCCCCTTCAAAGTCCGGCCGGCCCGGGTGACCCAGGTGGGGAGGACGCCATCGCGCATTCCCAAGGGAACGGTCACGGAGCCCACGCCCGTGGTAAGCACGGCGGTTCCGCCCCAGCTTCCGGGCGCAGCGGCACCCGCGAAAGAAAGCGAAAACTGAAGTTCCGAGAATCCGGCCCCGGTAGTAATCAGGTCTGCTGCCGGGGCCTTTTCGTTGAAACCGCTGGTCGAGGGGCCCAGTCTAGTCCAATCAGCATCCGGATAGCGTTCCGGCAAAGGAGAGCAGCTTGAAAGTCCGCCCGATCTCAAAAATACTGGTACCCCTCTTTCTGGGTCTCGCACTGGCCGATACCGGCGTTGTAGCGGAGTCCCAGGCGCCCAAGGCCGCGGCGGAAACCGCCCTGGACCGCTACGTGCACGCGCCCGATCCCAGCTTTTCCTGGAAAGTCGAGGGTTCATTGAGCAAAGAAGGGGTCACCCAGTATGTCCTGAACATGGTCTCCCAGAACTGGCGCACCCCTGAAGAGGTCGACCGGACCGAATGGCGACACTGGGTTACGGTTACCGTCCCGGACGAAGTGAAATATGACACGGCCCTGCTTTTCATCGGCGGCGGCAACAATGGAAACGAAGCGCCCGACGAAATCAACAAAGAGTTCGCCCAGATGGCCAAGCTGACCAGTTCGGTCGTTGTCGAATTATCCATGGTGCCCAACCAGCCCCTTGAATTCGCGAAGGATGGCAAGAAGCGCACCGAGGACGATCTCATCGCCTACACGTGGGACAAATTCCTCCGCACCGGCGACGAATCCTGGCCCGCGCGCCTGCCCATGACCAAGAGCGCGGTCCGGGCGATGGACGCGGTGCAAGCCTTTGCCGCGACGGACGAAGCCGGCAAACATACCATCAACAATTTTGTGGTGGCCGGCGGATCGAAGCGTGGCTGGACCACGTGGACGACGGCGGCGGTGGACAAGCGGGTCGTGGCCATTGTGCCCTTTGTGATCGACCTGCTCAATATCAAGGAGTCTTTCAAGCACCACTGGGAAGCCTATGGCTTCTGGGCGCCGGCCGTGGGTGACTACCAGAATGCCGGTCTCATGGACTGGATGGGTACGCCGGAATACGACGCCCTGCTTCAATTGGTAGAACCTTACAGCTACATTGACCGCTACACCATGCCCAAGTTTATCGTGAACGCCTGCGGCGACCAATTTTTTCTGCCCGATTCTTCGCAGTTCTATTGGGATGATCTGAAAGGGGAGAAGTACCTCCGCTATGTGCCCAACGCCGGTCACGGCCTTGATGGTTCGGATGCGCTGTACTCCCTCGTGTCTTTTTATCACTGCATTATCAGCAAGACCCCGCTGCCGCAATACAGTTGGGCCTTCGAGGGCGATAGCCTGGTCGTAAAGTCGGCGACGAAGCCCAAGTCCGTGCGCTATTGGTCCGCCACCAACAGCGAGACCCGCGACTTTCGTGTGGACGTCGTCGGCAAGATCTGGAAGGACAAGAAGGTCAAGGCCGAGGCCGACGGCACCTATCGCGTGAAACTTCAGACCCCCGAAAAGGGGTGGACCGCGCAGATGGTCGAGTTGACCTTTGAAGGCCCGGGAGGGACCGCACTGAAGTACACCACGCCGGTGAAGGTGCTCCCCGAGACGATGCCCTTCACCTACACCCCGCCGGCGGTATTGCCGAAGGGCTACCTGTCCAAGTAAGCAGTAAGAAAAATGCCGCCCGATATGAATCTATCGGGCGGCATTGATTTTGGACTACAACTGCTTCGCGTTTCGGGCCTGCAAGGCCTGAACAGCCCGTTTCACATCTTCCGTCTGGTCTTTAGGCACCACGAGCACAGCATCTTTCGTCACCACCACCACCAGATCCGTCACGCCTATCACCGCCACCGCCCGGGCGTCCGCACCTTCATCGTTATACACGATACAGCCTTCGCTGTCGATAAGCACCGGGTCACCCTGGGTTACATTGCCCTGTTCGTCCGCTTCGCGCGAACGTTCGAGTGCCGACCACGTGCCGATATCGTCCCAGGCGAAGGTGGCGTTCACCATGGCCACTTTGTTGGCTTTTTCCATCAGGGCGTAGTCGATGGAAATGCTGATGAGCCCTTCAAAAATCTTGACGACCTTATCATTGTCGCCATCAGCCTTGGCCGCCGCCATCGCGCGAATCGCCTGGCCATAGGCCGGATCCGCCGCGTCGAATTCCTTTACAAAGGTCGCGATGTTCCAGAAGAACATGCCGCTGTTCCAGAAATAGTCGCCGCTGGCCACATAAGACTTGGCCACGTCCAACGGGGGCTTTTCGCGGAAGGCCTGCACCGTAAACGACTGAGGTACGGAGCCGAGGTCCTGCGGCTTCTCATCGAGAATCGCCTGAATGTAGCCGAAACCCGTTGATGGCCGAGTCGGCGGAATGCCGATGGTGCCGAGTACGGGTTCGGACTCCACGACACTCAGAATCTTTGAAACCGTTTCCGCGAAAGCCTTATTGTCGCCGATACGGTGGTCGGCCGTGACCACGGCCATGCTCAGGTTGCTTCCATCGCCGCCATAGCGCGCAAGCATGTGGGCCGCGGCATAGGCCAGACAACCCGCCGTATTGCGTCGGCAGGGTTCCGCAATCACATTCTCATCGGGAATGCCAAGTTTGGCGGCCCGAATTGCCGGAACCAGCTCTTCGCTGGTCTGCACGTAGATGTGCTCCGGTGAGATAAGGGGCGTAAGGCGGTTTACGGACTCATGGAGCATGGTGTCCGTCGGGCTGGTAAGCCGAAGCAATTGCTTCGGGTGAAGTCGCCTGGAAACCGGCCAGAATCGCTCGCCGGAACCGCCCGCCATAATGACCGCTATGCGTTGTTGTGTATCGGTGGAACTCACCCGAATCTCCTTCTATGAAAAAATGGTCTGGTGCCGAACGTACTGCAACCCCGACGGGGCTTATCATAGCGGTTTCCGTCCTTCGATGTGAACTGGATGACGTCGCCCGTTGTAGTTGCCGCGCGGCGGATGATACGATCAGGGCTCCCTTCCAACCCCGTGACAGGCGCGGCCTGTACTCTGGAATCTCGACATGACCCGCGACACGAAGATCCTTCTGGGCCTGCTCGCCCTGGCCGCCCTGGTATTCAGTCTCAACGCCGGCGGCTACGACCTGTGGCCGCCCGACGAGCCACGCTACGCCGAAGTGGCCAGGGAAATGGGGGAGACCGGCTATCTCGTTCCCCGCGTCAATGGCGAGGTGTACACCGAGAAACCGCCGCTCCTGTTCTGGTCCATGGCGGCCTTCGGAGCGCTCCTGGATGAGACAAACGAGTGGGCGGCGCGCCTTCCCTCGATTCTCTCGGGCATATACGTCGTGGGACTTGTCTTTCTGCTCGCACGACGCATGTTCAACGCGGAAGTGGCCTTCTGGGCCGCCATCGTGCTGATCACGTGTTTCCGTTTCTGGTATCAGGCCCGAAGAGGCCAGATCGATGTACTGCTGACCGCCTCCATGATCACGGCCCTCTACGCCTTCTGGCGATGGGATGACGAACGAAAGAGCGCCTGGCTCGCCCTCGCCTACACCGCGATTGGCGCGGGCATGCTCGCCAAGGGGCCGCCCGCCCTCGTATTCCCGCTCCTCTTCCTCGTCGGATTCTACTGGAAGAAACCCGAGCCCCGTAAGCAGACCCACTGGGTCCTGGGTTCGCTCTTTGCCATCGGCGTTACCCTCCTGTGGTACGTGCCGGCCCGTATGTATGGTGCGGATACTGCCGCGGAAGCCGTGCAATCGGGCATGGGGGAGAATCTCTTTCGAAACACCCTCGGGCGCTTCCTGTTGGGCGTGAGCAAGGCCCAGCCCCCCTGGTATTACCTTGAAACCCTGCCGGTGGACTTGATTCCCTGGACCTTCATCGCGCCGCCGGTGCTCTATTGGGCCTGGAAGAGCCGAAAGTCCTCCAAGGCCATGTGGGCCATCCATTCGTGGCTCGTGCCCGCACTGATCTTCTTTTCCATATCCATCGGAAAGCGGGAGCTCTATCTCCTGCCCCTGCTTCCCGTTTTCGCCATGCTCTTCGGTGCCGCCATAGTCCATCTGCGCAAAACAGGAAACCTGAAGTGGCTGCTGCGCGGCGGCGTCGCCTGGTCCGTCTTGCTGACGCTCTTTGCCGTGGCGCCGGTGGCCCTGGCCTTCAGCCCGATCGAGGCGCAGGCGATCTGGCGCGTATACCTGCTTGCCGGCGCGGGGGCCGTCACCGGGCTGGCGGGAATGCTGTTGCTCCTGAAACGCGGGGGCGCTATGACGCCGCCGGTCATGGCGGTTCAGACGCTCTTGATCTATAGTCTGGCGGTTTTCACCGCTTATCCCGAGATCAACCATTTCAAGTCCGCCCGGCCCATCTGTGAACCCGTGCGGGCCCTGGCCGAGGCCGGTGTGGACTTCAAGCTGTATTCCGTCGGCTTTTCCCGCGAGGAGTACGTCTACTACGCCCGACACTTCCACACCCCCGTGCTCACCGGGCTCGTGGGCGAGATTACACCCGATACGATCATGGAGCAGGCCAAACTTCAAAAGGACGCCAGAAAGACCATTGCCAAAGCGGTGGACGAGGTCCCGGTTGCAAACCTTCAACACGTGACCCCGGAAGAGCGGCAGGCCCTTTTTGACGCCATTGAGTCGGCCGTCGCCGGGCACGAAGATGAGGCGGCCATCCGCGCCTTTGAAGCCGATCTCCAGAAGGCCATCGCGGATTTTATTAACCTGCTCAAAGAACCAGCGCCCGCCTTCGCCTTTATACAGGAAGAGGACTGGCGCTGGCTGTTACCGCTCTATCCGGGCGAGATTCCCGCCACGATTCTGGTGGACCGCCCCGTGGGGAGCCGACACGTACTGTTGCTGGCCAATGATGCAGCTACGGCGCTTCTCAACCCACCCAGGTGAGGATGTGTTCGATGACGAAGGGCCCGGTCAAAATCACCACCACGCTGGCGACCACGCCAATGATACCGCCGGAGATCATCATGTCGCGATTTCGAACTTCGCCCGTGCCGTAGGCTATGGCGTTGGGCGGTGTCGAGATGGGCAGGCTCATGGCGAAGCTGGTCATGATGGCGCACATGGCCGCCAGTACCTGAAGCTGAATCGTGGAGCTGCCAATACCGGCAGCCATGGCCAGGCCAATGGGGACTAGAATCAGGGCGGCCACACTGTTGCTGATAACCGTGCTCAGGCCGATGGCGATGAGACCTACGAGGCCGGTCAACATGAAGAAGTTCAGCCCCTGCGATGGCAGCGCCGCGACGACCCACTTGTCCAGGCCGGTGCTGGTGATGCCGTCACCCAGGGCGACACCACCCGCGATCAGCATGAGGATGTTCCACTCGAGGCGGTTAAAGTCCTTTTCCGAAATGACGCGGGTCATGGTCAGGACCGCGGCGGGAAGCACGGCCACTACTTCCGTCGGAATTCCGTGCCAGGAACCGGTCACCCAAAGAATCACCGTGATGGCAAAGGTCAGATAGACCGTCATGGCTTCCGGGGTGGCCTTGAAATTGCTCTCGACCTTGACCTCAAAGCGATCGGTGCGGGGTTTGAAGAGGACCACGAGCAGGAACCAAACCAGCACGAGAGAAATCAGCATCAAGGGGACGGCGAAGGCCATCCAGCTCACAAAGGAAATATGCAGCCCGGCGGTCTGCAACTGGGCAAGGGCAATGGCATTGGGCGGCGTGCCGATGGGGGTGCCGATACCGCCGATGTTCGCCGCAAAGGGCACCGCCAGGACCAGGGCCTTCCGGAAGCGATCACGTTCCTGCAAGCGATCCACAAAGGGTTGCACCATGATGAGCATCATGGCCGTCGTCGCCGTGTTGCTCATCCACATGCTGAAGATCGCCGTGATGAGCATGATGCCCGCCAGTACGGCCAGGGGGCGCGATCCGAAGGCGCGGAGCATCAGGGCCGCCATCTGCACGTC containing:
- a CDS encoding DUF1573 domain-containing protein — encoded protein: MKSSMCRALATIVAVVGLGVFGSASQAAPIIMSPAPVYEFGEQDNEGKVTHDFVIKNAGDEPLQITEVKTTCGCTVAKPEVNTLAPGEETKVGVTFNLKGKQGPQTKKITVLTNDPETPQYYLELKGTALALIMMEPGMLNFGKIIDNEPHVLPIKLHTTKEGYSFEVKEVTVEGAAPIQTVVETVTPGKEYKIIATTNPNLMPGNISGTIKITTSETTRPQLEARVFGHVIGALTVQPNFVTIQSSTDPNAARSTQYLQVVAGRTKSFELLEVIAPIEGMKAELIKRKENDYHIKLSEMPLDNSLKDKELIVRTNLPDTPEIRIPFKVRPARVTQVGRTPSRIPKGTVTEPTPVVSTAVPPQLPGAAAPAKESEN
- a CDS encoding PhoPQ-activated pathogenicity-related family protein codes for the protein MKVRPISKILVPLFLGLALADTGVVAESQAPKAAAETALDRYVHAPDPSFSWKVEGSLSKEGVTQYVLNMVSQNWRTPEEVDRTEWRHWVTVTVPDEVKYDTALLFIGGGNNGNEAPDEINKEFAQMAKLTSSVVVELSMVPNQPLEFAKDGKKRTEDDLIAYTWDKFLRTGDESWPARLPMTKSAVRAMDAVQAFAATDEAGKHTINNFVVAGGSKRGWTTWTTAAVDKRVVAIVPFVIDLLNIKESFKHHWEAYGFWAPAVGDYQNAGLMDWMGTPEYDALLQLVEPYSYIDRYTMPKFIVNACGDQFFLPDSSQFYWDDLKGEKYLRYVPNAGHGLDGSDALYSLVSFYHCIISKTPLPQYSWAFEGDSLVVKSATKPKSVRYWSATNSETRDFRVDVVGKIWKDKKVKAEADGTYRVKLQTPEKGWTAQMVELTFEGPGGTALKYTTPVKVLPETMPFTYTPPAVLPKGYLSK
- a CDS encoding mannose-1-phosphate guanylyltransferase, with protein sequence MAGGSGERFWPVSRRLHPKQLLRLTSPTDTMLHESVNRLTPLISPEHIYVQTSEELVPAIRAAKLGIPDENVIAEPCRRNTAGCLAYAAAHMLARYGGDGSNLSMAVVTADHRIGDNKAFAETVSKILSVVESEPVLGTIGIPPTRPSTGFGYIQAILDEKPQDLGSVPQSFTVQAFREKPPLDVAKSYVASGDYFWNSGMFFWNIATFVKEFDAADPAYGQAIRAMAAAKADGDNDKVVKIFEGLISISIDYALMEKANKVAMVNATFAWDDIGTWSALERSREADEQGNVTQGDPVLIDSEGCIVYNDEGADARAVAVIGVTDLVVVVTKDAVLVVPKDQTEDVKRAVQALQARNAKQL
- a CDS encoding glycosyltransferase family 39 protein, with amino-acid sequence MTRDTKILLGLLALAALVFSLNAGGYDLWPPDEPRYAEVAREMGETGYLVPRVNGEVYTEKPPLLFWSMAAFGALLDETNEWAARLPSILSGIYVVGLVFLLARRMFNAEVAFWAAIVLITCFRFWYQARRGQIDVLLTASMITALYAFWRWDDERKSAWLALAYTAIGAGMLAKGPPALVFPLLFLVGFYWKKPEPRKQTHWVLGSLFAIGVTLLWYVPARMYGADTAAEAVQSGMGENLFRNTLGRFLLGVSKAQPPWYYLETLPVDLIPWTFIAPPVLYWAWKSRKSSKAMWAIHSWLVPALIFFSISIGKRELYLLPLLPVFAMLFGAAIVHLRKTGNLKWLLRGGVAWSVLLTLFAVAPVALAFSPIEAQAIWRVYLLAGAGAVTGLAGMLLLLKRGGAMTPPVMAVQTLLIYSLAVFTAYPEINHFKSARPICEPVRALAEAGVDFKLYSVGFSREEYVYYARHFHTPVLTGLVGEITPDTIMEQAKLQKDARKTIAKAVDEVPVANLQHVTPEERQALFDAIESAVAGHEDEAAIRAFEADLQKAIADFINLLKEPAPAFAFIQEEDWRWLLPLYPGEIPATILVDRPVGSRHVLLLANDAATALLNPPR
- a CDS encoding DASS family sodium-coupled anion symporter, with protein sequence MSSKANAEHGSAQKENIGRSVFKNTVLAFAALLVAAGVYFIMPATMEEGARRMATIFALAVVLWITEAIPLFATSLGVIALESWWVALPTDVGAHMKYQVVFNSLSNPVIFLFLGGFIMAKSVQKHRIDVQMAALMLRAFGSRPLAVLAGIMLITAIFSMWMSNTATTAMMLIMVQPFVDRLQERDRFRKALVLAVPFAANIGGIGTPIGTPPNAIALAQLQTAGLHISFVSWMAFAVPLMLISLVLVWFLLVVLFKPRTDRFEVKVESNFKATPEAMTVYLTFAITVILWVTGSWHGIPTEVVAVLPAAVLTMTRVISEKDFNRLEWNILMLIAGGVALGDGITSTGLDKWVVAALPSQGLNFFMLTGLVGLIAIGLSTVISNSVAALILVPIGLAMAAGIGSSTIQLQVLAAMCAIMTSFAMSLPISTPPNAIAYGTGEVRNRDMMISGGIIGVVASVVVILTGPFVIEHILTWVG